In Gymnogyps californianus isolate 813 chromosome 6, ASM1813914v2, whole genome shotgun sequence, a single window of DNA contains:
- the FFAR4 gene encoding free fatty acid receptor 4, giving the protein MQGSGGTPGGNRTYFPFFSDFRGRNVTALRVSESSALASIFLLALAGNIWGICLLVQRRHRLCAANCLVLNLFCADLLFITAIPFIAVVRWTESWVLGDVVCHMLFYVVSLSGTVVILSLSAVSLERVVSIARLRHAAFRRRKALAAALLLIWGFAALATVPLCCFFTVVRLPAAAGEEIQICTLVWPSTAGEIVWDVTFAIVFFLIPGLVIVISYSKILQITKASRRSLNAGLAYSENHQVRVSQQDYKLFRALFVLMISFFIMWSPIIIIILLILVQNYKQDLNILPSVFFWIMLFTFANSAVNPILYNVAHFRRKCQEILLCCTGSPVRHGAGTETTARRSNHEQPHLSFITR; this is encoded by the exons ATGCAGGGGTCTGGGGGCACACCAGGGGGGAACAGGACCTACTTCCCCTTCTTCTCAGACTTCAGGGGCCGCAACGTGACGGCCCTGCGCGTCAGTGAGTCGTCCGCCCTGGCCTCCATCTTCCTGCTGGCCTTGGCGGGAAACATCTGGGGCATCTGCCTGCTGGTGCAGCGGCGGCACCGGCTGTGCGCCGCCAACTGCCTCGTCCTCAACCTCTTCTGCGCCGACCTGCTCTTCATCACCGCCATCCCCTTCATTGCCGTCGTGCGCTGGACCGAGTCCTGGGTGCTGGGCGACGTCGTCTGCCACATGCTCTTCTACGTGGTGAGCCTCAGCGGCACCGTCGTCATCCTCTCCCTCTCGGCCGTCAGCCTGGAGCGCGTCGTCAGCATCGCCCGGCTGCGCCACGCCGCCTTCCGCCGCCGCAAGGCGCTGGCCGCCGCCCTCCTCCTCATCTGGGGCTTCGCCGCCCTCGCCACCGTCCcgctctgctgcttcttcaccGTGGTGcggctgcccgccgccgccggcgaG GAGATTCAGATTTGCACCTTGGTTTGGCCCAGCACTGCAGGAGAAATAGTTTGGGATGTGACCTTtgccattgttttctttctaatacCAGGATTAGTCATTGTCATCAGTTATTCCAAAATCTTACAg ATTACAAAAGCATCAAGAAGGAGTTTAAATGCTGGTTTAGCCTACTCAGAAAATCATCAGGTTCGTGTTTCCCAGCAAGACTACAAGCTATTCCGAGCCCTCTTTGTGTTGATGATCTCTTTCTTCATCATGTGGAGCCCGATTATAATAATTATTCTTCTAATTTTAGTCCAGAACTACAAacaagatttaaatattttgccatCAGTTTTCTTCTGGATAATGTTATTCACTTTTGCCAACTCTGCTGTCAATCCAATTTTGTATAATGTTGCCCATTTCAGACGTAAATGTCAGGAAATTCTTCTCTGCTGTACAGGGAGCCCTGTAAGGCATGGGGCTGGTACAGAAACCACTGCAAGAAGAAGTAACCATGAACAACCACATTTGTCTTTCATTACCAGATAA
- the RBP4 gene encoding LOW QUALITY PROTEIN: retinol-binding protein 4 (The sequence of the model RefSeq protein was modified relative to this genomic sequence to represent the inferred CDS: inserted 1 base in 1 codon), translating to MMFATVYQGKRGKEFGEEVEETSLHLVTGLSTLGQGQRPPEPMGVMQEAVMKGPQPAACISPPPYSPSNAGSVPQGVAKAPGLHKAFPVWAPRHCRQXLGLSRGYRDRHCLDVMAHTQRALPWLLLLALALLGSSMAERDCQVSSFKVKENFDKTRYSGTWYAMAKKDPEGLFLQDNVVAQFTVDENGQMSATAKGRVRLFNNWDVCADMIGSFTDTEDPAKFKMKYWGVASFLQKGNDDHWVVDTDYDTYALHYSCRQLNEDGTCADSYSFVFSRDPKGLPPEAQKIVRQRQIDLCLDRKYRVIVHNGFCS from the exons ATGATGTTTGCCACTGTTTAtcaggggaagagaggaaaggaatttggggaggaggtggaggaaacAAGTCTGCACCTTGTAACTGGGTTGAGCACATTGG GTCAGGGTCAAAGACCACCTGAGCCCATGGGTGTTATGCAAGAGGCTGTTATGAAGGGGCCCCAGCCTGCAGCATGCATCAGCCCGCCTCCCTACTCCCCCTCCAATGCTGGCTCTGTACCTCAGGGGGTTGCGAAAGCCCCAGGACTACATAAAGCATTCCCTGTCTGGGCCCCCCGCCACTGCCGTC CACTTGGGCTCTCAAGAGGCTACAGGGACCGGCACTGCCT ggACGTGATGGCCCACACGCAGAGAGcactgccctggctgctgctgctggcactggctttgctgggcagcagcatggCGGAGCGGGACTGCCAAGTAAGCAGCTTCAAAGTCAAGGAGAACTTCGACAAGACCAGG tACAGTGGCACCTGGTATGCCATGGCAAAAAAAGATCCTGAGGGGCTGTTTCTGCAGGACAACGTGGTAGCCCAGTTCACTGTAGATGAGAATGGACAAATGAGTGCCACTGCAAAGGGCAGAGTCAGACTCTTCAA TAACTGGGATGTCTGTGCTGACATGATTGGCTCTTTCACTGACACAGAGGATCCTGCCAAATTCAAGATGAAGTACTGGGGTGTTGcctcttttctgcagaaaggaa ATGATGATCACTGGGTAGTGGACACAGATTATGATACGTATGCTCTTCATTACTCCTGCCGCCAACTAAATGAAGATGGCACTTGTGCTGATAGCTATTCCTTTGTGTTCTCCCGGGACCCCAAGGGATTGCCTCCAGAGGCACAGAAAATTGTCAGACAAAGGCAGATAGACCTCTGCTTggacagaaaatacagagttaTCGTTCATAATG GATTTTGCTCTTAA